The Clostridiaceae bacterium HFYG-1003 genome includes a window with the following:
- the argS gene encoding arginine--tRNA ligase: MDYKLMVANKIAEASGLDADKIYALMEIPPRSDMGDFAFPCYTLAKELRKAPPVIAKELADQVDPAGLEKVEALGPYLNFFLDKGEFVGNIVKKILESGVEYGNENTGTGKKILVEYSSPNIAKPFNVALMYTTCLGNALYRMYQSEGYDTVGINHLGDYGTQFGKLIYAYRMWGDEAALEADPIGELLRIYVKFHDEAEKNPALDEEGRRHFKNLEAGAEYETGLWNRFKNLSLKDFQKVYDILNIEFDSLKGEAFYSDYMPQVIDQIRAKGLLTESQGAQVVMLDEWNMPPAIILKSDGSTIYCTRDVTAAIYRKQTYDFDKCLYVVGSPQSLHFRQVFKVVELMGNEWAKDLIHVGFGLVKFQGMKFSTREGKVFYLTDLLKEAIQRARDIIEEKNPELENKEEVARKIGIGGVKFIYLKNSREKEIMFDLNEVLNFDGETAPYVQYTYARGRSILRKNVSTGEGDLTALKEKEEFELAKVLEHYNDAKREALEKYEPSVFTRYILDVAKTFNKFYNNINIGNSEPALRNARLKLVEATCQVIANGLGLLGIDVVERM, translated from the coding sequence ATGGACTATAAACTGATGGTGGCAAACAAGATTGCCGAGGCATCCGGACTGGATGCAGACAAAATCTACGCCTTAATGGAGATCCCGCCACGCTCGGATATGGGCGATTTCGCCTTTCCCTGCTATACGCTGGCCAAGGAGCTGCGCAAAGCACCGCCGGTCATTGCGAAGGAACTGGCCGATCAGGTAGACCCGGCCGGACTCGAGAAAGTCGAAGCCCTGGGACCCTACTTGAATTTTTTCCTTGATAAGGGCGAGTTTGTCGGCAATATCGTGAAGAAGATCCTGGAATCGGGAGTAGAGTACGGAAATGAAAATACCGGCACCGGAAAAAAGATCCTGGTAGAATATTCTTCTCCCAATATCGCCAAACCTTTCAATGTAGCGCTGATGTACACGACCTGTCTGGGCAATGCCCTGTACCGGATGTACCAGTCAGAAGGCTACGATACTGTCGGCATTAACCATCTGGGTGATTACGGCACACAGTTTGGCAAGCTGATTTACGCTTATCGCATGTGGGGAGATGAAGCCGCACTGGAAGCCGATCCAATTGGGGAGCTGCTTCGGATCTACGTCAAGTTCCACGATGAGGCTGAAAAGAATCCTGCCCTGGACGAAGAAGGCCGACGTCACTTCAAGAATCTGGAAGCCGGCGCTGAGTACGAGACCGGCCTGTGGAACCGCTTCAAGAATCTGTCTCTGAAGGATTTCCAGAAGGTTTACGATATCCTGAATATCGAATTTGACTCGCTCAAAGGCGAAGCGTTCTATTCGGACTACATGCCCCAGGTGATTGACCAGATCCGGGCAAAGGGTCTGCTCACTGAATCTCAGGGAGCTCAGGTTGTCATGCTGGATGAATGGAACATGCCTCCTGCCATCATTTTGAAGAGCGACGGATCTACCATTTACTGTACCCGGGACGTCACCGCTGCCATCTATCGCAAACAGACGTATGATTTCGACAAATGTCTGTACGTGGTGGGATCGCCCCAGTCGCTTCATTTCCGCCAGGTATTCAAAGTGGTGGAGCTGATGGGCAATGAGTGGGCCAAGGACCTGATCCATGTCGGATTCGGTCTGGTGAAGTTCCAGGGGATGAAGTTCTCCACACGGGAAGGCAAGGTGTTCTATCTGACCGACCTTTTGAAGGAAGCCATCCAGAGAGCCCGCGATATTATTGAGGAAAAGAACCCGGAGCTGGAAAACAAGGAAGAAGTAGCCCGTAAGATCGGAATCGGCGGGGTGAAGTTCATTTACCTGAAAAACTCCCGGGAAAAGGAAATTATGTTCGACCTCAACGAGGTGCTGAACTTTGACGGCGAAACTGCGCCCTATGTTCAGTACACCTATGCCCGAGGCCGCAGCATTCTGCGCAAGAATGTTTCAACCGGAGAGGGCGATCTGACTGCGTTGAAGGAGAAAGAGGAATTCGAACTGGCGAAAGTTCTGGAGCATTACAATGACGCGAAACGGGAAGCATTGGAAAAATACGAACCCAGCGTGTTCACCCGCTACATCCTTGATGTTGCCAAGACATTCAATAAATTCTATAACAACATCAACATTGGCAACTCCGAACCCGCACTGCGCAATGCCCGGCTGAAACTGGTGGAAGCCACCTGCCAGGTCATCGCCAACGGACTGGGACTTCTGGGCATCGATGTAGTGGAACGGATGTAA
- a CDS encoding DUF1653 domain-containing protein, whose protein sequence is MERRIIPGGLYRHYKNNWYFVIGESTHTETREVFVTYFPLYLPGPALFVRPRDMFLEPIEAGKSIVGQEFRFLESDATGISIQDKVELLTKAQNLLRLMGLSVVEE, encoded by the coding sequence ATGGAACGACGGATTATTCCCGGCGGTTTGTACCGCCACTATAAAAATAACTGGTATTTTGTGATCGGGGAGTCGACACATACTGAAACCAGGGAAGTTTTCGTGACTTACTTTCCGCTCTATCTGCCGGGACCGGCTCTCTTTGTTCGACCGCGGGACATGTTTCTGGAACCAATCGAAGCCGGAAAAAGCATAGTTGGGCAAGAATTCCGGTTTCTGGAAAGCGATGCCACCGGAATTTCCATCCAGGACAAAGTCGAGTTGTTGACCAAAGCCCAGAATTTGCTTCGACTGATGGGGCTGTCCGTTGTGGAAGAGTAA
- a CDS encoding FeoB-associated Cys-rich membrane protein has translation MKTFEIIMAIALLILAVWLFLRAVSSKSKGVSNCGTCAAKCPNRDTGEGCGELVFLNRPANDKTSD, from the coding sequence ATGAAAACTTTTGAAATTATCATGGCCATCGCGCTGCTGATCCTGGCCGTCTGGCTCTTTCTTCGGGCAGTCAGCTCCAAAAGCAAGGGAGTCAGCAATTGCGGCACCTGCGCGGCCAAATGTCCCAACCGCGATACCGGCGAAGGCTGTGGCGAACTTGTGTTTTTGAACCGTCCGGCAAATGATAAGACTTCAGATTAA
- the feoB gene encoding ferrous iron transport protein B, producing MVIALLGNPNVGKTTLFNLLTGSNQYVGNWPGVTVEKKEGWHGDMKVVDLPGIYAMDTYSNEEKVSKNFLTEEKPDLIVNILDASNLSRNLYLTSQASEFGIPMIIALNMLDMAKNKGIQIDPGKLSQNIGLPVIPIVAAKGQGIDELVKQIKSGAGQVTSLLKPQANEARTYEKIDAIVADSQTGEGKVHALTDAIDRIVLHPAAAYPIFLLLLFLVFKLTFSWVGDPLSGAFEEYIIGPFGSLIDHLLVNSSDWFRSLVIDGVIGGVGSVLVFLPIIMTLFFGISVLEESGYMARAALIMDRLMRRVGLSGKAFIPMIIGFGCSVPAIMSARTLESEKDRKLAALLAPLMSCNARLPVYMLFSSLFFARYQELVVMSLYLLGVFIAFIVGLIFKNTLFRKEEEPLLIELPDYQIPRLKSLVRNTWDKGKGFIRKASTIIFSLSVLVWFLSNFNFTGMVDIPDSLLAGLGTVTAPLLAPLGFGTWQASVSLIAGLMAKEVVISTMEIVYQGDLTQILPTVFNPLSAYAFLVFVLLYTPCVAVIATFKKEFGTRMMLLSVSYQLGLAWIVSFLVYQLGQLIF from the coding sequence ATGGTCATCGCATTGCTTGGGAATCCCAATGTGGGAAAAACGACTCTGTTCAATCTTCTGACGGGCAGCAACCAGTATGTTGGAAACTGGCCTGGCGTCACAGTAGAAAAAAAGGAAGGCTGGCACGGCGATATGAAAGTCGTCGACTTGCCAGGTATCTACGCGATGGATACTTACTCCAATGAAGAGAAAGTATCCAAAAACTTTTTAACCGAGGAAAAACCCGATCTGATCGTCAATATTCTGGACGCCTCGAACCTTTCGAGAAATCTTTATCTGACGAGTCAGGCTTCCGAATTCGGCATCCCCATGATCATTGCCCTGAACATGCTTGACATGGCAAAGAATAAAGGGATTCAGATTGACCCCGGCAAACTAAGTCAGAATATTGGCCTGCCGGTGATCCCCATCGTGGCTGCCAAGGGTCAGGGCATTGATGAACTGGTGAAACAGATCAAGTCAGGCGCAGGCCAGGTGACCTCCCTCCTGAAACCCCAGGCCAACGAAGCCAGAACTTACGAGAAGATCGATGCCATTGTCGCTGATTCACAGACTGGCGAAGGCAAAGTCCATGCGCTGACCGACGCCATAGACCGGATTGTGCTGCATCCCGCAGCAGCTTACCCCATTTTCCTGCTACTGCTGTTTCTGGTCTTTAAACTGACCTTCTCCTGGGTGGGTGATCCCCTGTCCGGTGCCTTTGAAGAATACATCATCGGCCCCTTTGGAAGCCTGATTGACCACTTACTGGTCAATTCGTCCGACTGGTTCCGCAGCCTGGTTATCGACGGAGTCATTGGCGGAGTCGGTTCCGTGCTCGTGTTCCTTCCCATCATCATGACACTGTTTTTCGGGATTTCAGTTCTGGAAGAATCCGGCTACATGGCTCGGGCAGCCCTGATCATGGACCGTCTGATGCGCCGGGTGGGTCTTTCCGGAAAAGCGTTCATTCCCATGATTATCGGATTTGGCTGCTCGGTACCTGCGATCATGAGTGCCCGAACCCTTGAATCGGAAAAAGATCGAAAACTGGCGGCGCTGCTGGCACCATTAATGTCCTGCAATGCCCGACTGCCCGTATATATGCTGTTCAGCAGTCTTTTTTTTGCCAGGTACCAGGAGCTTGTGGTAATGAGCCTGTATCTTCTGGGTGTTTTCATCGCATTTATTGTGGGCCTGATTTTCAAGAATACTTTGTTCCGCAAAGAAGAAGAACCCCTTCTGATCGAACTGCCTGACTACCAGATTCCCCGCCTAAAGTCTCTGGTCCGAAACACCTGGGACAAAGGCAAAGGATTCATCCGCAAAGCTTCGACCATTATTTTCTCCTTATCCGTTCTGGTATGGTTCCTGTCCAACTTCAACTTTACCGGTATGGTTGACATCCCGGACAGCCTTCTGGCCGGACTGGGTACGGTGACAGCCCCCCTGCTCGCCCCCCTTGGTTTTGGCACCTGGCAGGCTTCGGTGTCCCTGATTGCCGGTTTAATGGCGAAGGAAGTCGTCATCTCCACCATGGAGATTGTCTACCAGGGTGATCTGACACAAATTCTGCCAACCGTCTTCAACCCGCTGTCCGCCTATGCCTTTTTAGTCTTCGTCCTTCTGTACACGCCCTGTGTGGCGGTTATCGCGACGTTCAAGAAAGAATTTGGAACCCGCATGATGCTTCTGTCCGTCAGCTACCAGCTGGGACTGGCATGGATCGTTTCATTCCTGGTGTATCAGCTGGGACAGCTCATCTTTTAG
- a CDS encoding ferrous iron transport protein A has product MTNINRLNIGQSGKIVKVEGDARLTKRLQALGCIPGTVLELVRIAPLGDPLVVSFRGFNLAIRKKDASSIFVEI; this is encoded by the coding sequence ATGACAAACATAAATCGACTGAATATAGGCCAATCCGGCAAAATAGTGAAAGTAGAGGGCGATGCCCGTCTAACCAAGCGTCTGCAAGCTTTGGGATGCATTCCCGGCACGGTGCTGGAACTGGTGCGTATCGCTCCCCTGGGAGATCCGCTGGTGGTTTCCTTCCGCGGATTCAATCTGGCCATCCGTAAAAAGGATGCCTCTTCCATCTTTGTGGAGATCTAG
- a CDS encoding aromatic acid exporter family protein — MEVIKLIKTRIGFRTLKTAVAATAAIFLSQLIGLSYAGNSGIIAILSVQNTKRKSINLARQRLIATLVALSIGSLMFLTFGFTSVAFGLYLLMFIPIAVRFGFHEAIVPCSVLVTHLLAIRSVAPGWLGNEFMQMVIGAGCALLVNLHIPSIETQLQADVAAIEEKLKEVLLHLASRLKSDEVAPRPHLMAELTNLLERARERVEQESSNFERRNLEDRISYLDMRLSQLEVMKHLERYLLRIKRSGQETAIVGRLTELLALQVNQMEFSGSTAEQIRQYQEHFHQMDLPASKEEFECRATLYDFVSDLELMMDLKQNYYNRTR, encoded by the coding sequence ATGGAAGTCATTAAATTAATAAAAACAAGGATTGGGTTTCGAACCCTGAAGACAGCAGTGGCGGCTACCGCGGCGATATTTCTGTCTCAGCTCATTGGATTGAGTTACGCAGGGAACTCAGGAATTATTGCCATATTGAGTGTCCAGAATACAAAACGGAAATCCATTAACCTGGCAAGGCAGCGTCTCATCGCGACACTGGTAGCTCTCAGCATCGGTTCTCTGATGTTTCTAACCTTTGGGTTCACATCAGTAGCATTCGGTCTTTACCTTTTAATGTTTATACCCATCGCGGTTCGATTTGGATTCCACGAAGCCATTGTGCCTTGTTCAGTTTTGGTGACTCATTTGCTGGCCATTCGATCCGTTGCGCCCGGCTGGCTGGGCAATGAGTTTATGCAGATGGTAATCGGCGCTGGATGTGCACTGCTGGTGAACCTGCACATTCCCAGTATCGAAACTCAATTGCAGGCAGACGTAGCAGCCATTGAGGAGAAGTTGAAGGAGGTTTTGCTTCACCTGGCTTCCCGCCTGAAGTCAGATGAAGTGGCGCCTCGGCCGCATCTGATGGCTGAACTGACCAATCTGCTTGAGAGAGCCCGCGAGCGGGTGGAACAGGAATCCTCAAATTTCGAGAGGCGGAACCTGGAGGACCGGATCAGTTACCTGGATATGCGCCTTAGTCAGCTGGAAGTCATGAAGCATCTGGAGCGATATTTGCTCCGAATTAAACGGTCGGGTCAGGAAACTGCCATTGTCGGCCGATTAACCGAGCTGCTGGCACTTCAGGTGAATCAGATGGAGTTTTCCGGATCCACCGCCGAGCAGATCAGACAGTATCAGGAGCATTTCCATCAGATGGATCTGCCTGCTTCAAAAGAAGAGTTTGAATGTCGGGCTACGCTCTATGACTTTGTCAGTGACTTGGAACTCATGATGGATCTGAAGCAAAATTACTATAACCGTACCAGGTAG
- a CDS encoding HAD-IB family hydrolase, whose amino-acid sequence MKKTAAFFDIDGTLYREGFIADLFKMLVKCEIISYEQWYDEVRPEFVNWDRRLGTYDMYLLKMSSMYTQAIMGHHRSLVQHIVKRVIEDKAMRTYVYTRQRIQWHKEQGHMCITVSGSPYELVGAMAKFYGFDDFRGSRYLMDRNHRYTGEIIPMWTAESKQQALEELAVTHDIDLSQSWSYGDTAADISMFRLTGYPNLINPTRELINLVRNDPELMAKATCIVERKDVIYRMNLSQVELVDDRTNHTV is encoded by the coding sequence ATGAAAAAAACTGCAGCATTTTTTGACATTGACGGCACGCTATACCGGGAAGGGTTCATCGCTGACCTCTTTAAGATGCTTGTAAAATGTGAAATCATCAGCTATGAGCAATGGTATGATGAAGTCCGTCCGGAGTTTGTGAACTGGGATCGCCGGCTGGGCACATATGACATGTATCTGCTGAAGATGTCCAGCATGTATACCCAGGCGATCATGGGACATCATCGGTCTCTGGTTCAGCATATTGTAAAGCGGGTCATTGAAGATAAGGCCATGAGGACTTATGTGTATACCAGACAGCGGATTCAGTGGCATAAGGAACAGGGCCACATGTGCATCACCGTGTCAGGCAGTCCGTATGAACTGGTAGGAGCCATGGCGAAATTCTATGGCTTTGATGATTTTCGCGGTTCCCGCTATCTGATGGATCGGAATCACCGGTACACCGGAGAAATCATTCCCATGTGGACCGCCGAAAGCAAACAGCAGGCATTGGAAGAACTGGCGGTTACCCATGATATCGATCTGAGTCAGTCCTGGTCTTACGGCGATACGGCAGCGGATATCTCGATGTTCCGCCTGACTGGCTATCCCAATCTGATCAATCCAACCAGGGAGTTGATTAACCTGGTCCGGAATGATCCGGAGCTGATGGCCAAAGCAACCTGTATTGTGGAACGCAAAGATGTGATTTATCGAATGAATCTGAGTCAGGTGGAGCTGGTCGATGATCGAACAAATCACACGGTATAA
- a CDS encoding ribonuclease H-like domain-containing protein — protein MIEQITRYKVYGPELRELKANPGAGPEETELTSRSVYLDLEHYIYHKPIALGIFGAAVRENDELICTQYFLENKTDLKTMVLRSHEYLMRKRREGYDHLVAFAARNDLMVLHAMFHKFGLNTNLREVFQVVDLQTRFHKDFSAMIGLNALEQFAGVERTGPSISGSTIAKTFAAVMADPNYILRMPTEKKSRLLEYNRMDVVNLYYILDAWPDISQVEVDRFLGERKAAQQQRQMAREVVEDQSHSES, from the coding sequence ATGATCGAACAAATCACACGGTATAAGGTGTATGGCCCGGAGCTCCGGGAGTTGAAGGCCAATCCCGGGGCTGGGCCGGAGGAAACAGAACTGACATCCCGGTCCGTTTATCTGGACCTGGAACATTATATTTATCATAAACCCATTGCACTGGGCATTTTTGGAGCTGCCGTCCGGGAAAACGACGAACTCATCTGCACTCAGTATTTCCTGGAAAATAAAACGGATTTAAAGACCATGGTGCTCCGCAGCCACGAGTATCTGATGCGCAAGCGCAGGGAAGGGTACGATCATCTGGTTGCCTTCGCTGCCCGGAATGATCTGATGGTTCTTCACGCCATGTTTCACAAGTTTGGACTGAACACCAATCTGCGGGAGGTGTTTCAAGTTGTGGACCTGCAGACTCGATTCCATAAAGATTTCTCAGCAATGATCGGTCTGAACGCACTGGAACAATTCGCCGGTGTGGAACGGACGGGTCCGTCGATTTCAGGGTCCACCATAGCCAAGACATTTGCCGCGGTCATGGCCGATCCGAATTATATCCTGCGCATGCCGACTGAAAAGAAGAGCCGCCTGCTGGAATACAATCGCATGGATGTAGTCAATCTTTATTATATTCTGGATGCCTGGCCGGACATCTCTCAGGTGGAGGTGGATCGTTTTCTCGGGGAGAGAAAAGCCGCCCAGCAGCAAAGGCAGATGGCCAGAGAAGTCGTCGAGGATCAGTCCCATTCCGAATCGTAA
- the hrcA gene encoding heat-inducible transcriptional repressor HrcA, whose protein sequence is MLEDGMNDRKLEILKAIISDYVSTGEPVGSRTLAKKYDLGISPATIRNEMSDLEEMGFLEQPHTSAGRIPSSKGYRVYVDQLMERGEATREEIALIEKQILSIASFQIDKIIRQTSQMLSQLTNLAIITRKPSTRFSQIRTVQLVSLGEHHIMVVLVLGNNQVKNTILDTKDVPEPQDLLMLSNLLTGKLSGLAASEIDILIMDSIRRDLAGHSELFASIMAAVHDALYDESNGYIVEGKNNILDYPEFNDIQKAREVLEVLENPDELMVNVESCEDCEDEFRIVIGEETNLPETKDWSIISAKYKLNGQDVGTINLLGPKRLDYSKMSSILKSVVDELNRKLRNITEETDDG, encoded by the coding sequence ATGCTGGAAGACGGAATGAATGATCGGAAGCTGGAAATACTCAAAGCCATCATTTCAGACTATGTTTCAACCGGTGAACCGGTTGGATCAAGGACCCTGGCGAAAAAATATGACCTGGGCATCAGTCCGGCCACCATCCGCAACGAGATGTCCGATCTGGAAGAGATGGGTTTCCTCGAGCAGCCTCATACATCAGCCGGACGGATCCCATCTTCGAAAGGGTATCGGGTATATGTGGATCAGCTGATGGAACGGGGAGAGGCTACCAGAGAGGAAATTGCTCTGATTGAAAAGCAGATCCTGTCCATCGCTTCCTTTCAAATAGACAAGATCATCCGCCAAACCTCGCAGATGCTGTCGCAGCTGACGAATCTGGCTATCATTACCAGAAAGCCCTCTACCCGATTTTCCCAGATCCGAACGGTTCAGCTGGTCTCGCTGGGTGAGCATCACATCATGGTGGTGCTGGTACTTGGCAACAACCAGGTGAAAAATACGATTCTCGATACCAAGGATGTCCCGGAACCGCAGGATCTTCTGATGCTGTCGAATCTTTTGACGGGCAAGTTGTCCGGACTGGCAGCTTCGGAAATCGATATTTTAATTATGGATTCAATCCGTCGTGATCTGGCCGGACATTCCGAACTGTTTGCCTCCATCATGGCCGCTGTTCATGATGCGCTCTACGATGAAAGCAATGGCTACATCGTAGAAGGCAAGAACAATATCCTCGACTATCCGGAATTCAATGATATCCAAAAGGCAAGAGAAGTACTGGAAGTCTTGGAAAATCCCGATGAACTGATGGTCAATGTCGAGTCCTGTGAAGATTGCGAGGACGAATTCCGAATTGTGATCGGCGAGGAAACGAATTTACCGGAAACGAAAGACTGGTCGATTATCTCGGCTAAATATAAATTGAATGGACAGGATGTGGGAACAATCAATCTCCTGGGACCAAAGCGACTGGATTATTCCAAAATGAGCTCAATCCTGAAGAGTGTTGTTGATGAACTAAACCGCAAACTGAGAAATATCACAGAGGAGACGGACGATGGATAA
- the grpE gene encoding nucleotide exchange factor GrpE codes for MDKWKDKEDLLKQEEAMTQAAGAEETMASQSPEANGKDPELTEPVHSESDGSNEQAPTISEDEAAASSAGEEDEMIFFRRKIKNLEDENKKLGNELDAFKDRLTRLSAEYDNYRKRSAREKEELSAQCTSNLLKDILPVIDNLERALISETDDLPGLKDGVQMTLDQFVQAMQRFGVEEIPTDQPFDPHYHEAVMHEVDDNKGEKEISEVFLRGYKIGDKVIRHTVVKVAN; via the coding sequence ATGGATAAGTGGAAAGACAAAGAGGATCTTTTGAAGCAAGAAGAGGCAATGACTCAGGCTGCCGGAGCAGAAGAGACCATGGCGAGTCAAAGCCCTGAAGCCAATGGAAAAGATCCGGAACTGACGGAACCGGTTCATTCGGAATCCGACGGATCGAACGAGCAAGCCCCGACAATCAGTGAGGACGAAGCAGCCGCTTCCTCCGCCGGAGAAGAGGATGAGATGATATTCTTCAGACGAAAAATCAAGAACCTGGAAGATGAGAATAAAAAGCTTGGAAACGAGCTGGATGCATTCAAGGATCGCCTGACCAGGCTGTCTGCGGAGTATGATAATTACCGGAAGCGCTCTGCCCGGGAAAAGGAAGAGCTTTCCGCTCAGTGTACTTCCAATCTGCTCAAGGATATTCTCCCGGTCATCGATAATCTGGAGCGTGCGCTTATTTCGGAAACGGATGACCTGCCCGGATTAAAGGATGGCGTTCAGATGACGCTGGACCAGTTCGTTCAGGCCATGCAGCGGTTCGGGGTGGAGGAAATTCCCACGGATCAGCCCTTTGATCCCCATTACCATGAGGCCGTAATGCATGAAGTGGATGATAATAAGGGAGAAAAAGAAATTTCGGAAGTGTTTTTAAGAGGGTATAAGATCGGTGATAAAGTCATTCGCCATACCGTCGTCAAAGTAGCAAACTAA
- the dnaK gene encoding molecular chaperone DnaK, whose amino-acid sequence MAKVIGIDLGTTNSVVAVMEGGNPVVIPNSEGARTTPSVVSFQPNGDLLVGATAKRQAITNPDHTIASIKRQMGTDFKVDVNGKKYTAPEISAMVLQKMKRDAESYLGETVTQAVITVPAYFNDSQRQATKDAGKIAGLEVLRIVNEPTAASLAYGIDKTDDAHKILVYDLGGGTFDVSILDLGDGVFEVLSTNGNTKLGGDDFDQRIVKWIAEEFKKSNGIDLTNDKMSMQRLKDAAEAAKIELSSATTAQINLPFITSDATGPKHINMSLSRAKFNELTDDLVKATMQPMKQAIEDAGLKVSGIDKVILVGGSTRIPAVQDIVKEFTGKEPTKGVNPDEVVALGAAIQAGVLTGDVKDIVLLDVTPLTLGIETMGGIATPIIERNTTIPAKKSQIFTTAADGQTSVDVHVVQGERKMAMDNKTLGRFTLSGIAPAPRGIPQIEVSFDIDANGIVKVTAVDKATGKEANITITASSNMTSADIDKAVQEAERFAEEDRLKKERVEIKNNAEQAVYQTEKALKDIEDKVDAADKASIEEKLEALKKLTDSEDLEAVKKAQDELTTAFYEVSSKVYQASAQASAEEGAGPEAGTADQSQSGPDNVVDADFEVEDKQ is encoded by the coding sequence ATGGCAAAAGTAATTGGAATAGACCTTGGTACCACAAACTCAGTTGTAGCGGTTATGGAAGGCGGAAACCCGGTAGTCATCCCGAACTCCGAAGGAGCCCGGACGACACCCTCCGTCGTATCATTCCAGCCCAACGGAGACCTGCTCGTAGGAGCAACAGCCAAGCGGCAGGCAATCACCAATCCGGACCACACCATCGCTTCCATCAAGCGCCAGATGGGAACCGACTTTAAAGTAGACGTCAATGGCAAGAAGTATACCGCACCGGAAATTTCAGCAATGGTCCTTCAGAAAATGAAGCGTGACGCGGAGAGCTACCTGGGCGAAACCGTTACCCAGGCGGTTATCACGGTTCCGGCTTACTTCAACGACAGCCAGCGCCAGGCAACCAAAGATGCCGGAAAAATTGCCGGACTTGAAGTCCTGCGTATCGTCAATGAACCGACGGCCGCATCCCTGGCTTATGGTATTGACAAAACCGATGACGCTCACAAGATTCTGGTCTACGATCTGGGCGGCGGAACATTTGATGTATCCATCCTGGATCTTGGAGATGGCGTTTTCGAAGTTCTTTCCACCAATGGAAACACAAAGCTGGGCGGAGATGACTTCGATCAGAGAATCGTAAAATGGATCGCTGAAGAGTTTAAGAAGTCCAACGGCATCGATCTGACCAATGATAAAATGTCCATGCAGCGCCTCAAGGATGCTGCTGAGGCTGCAAAGATTGAACTGTCTTCCGCTACAACGGCTCAGATCAACCTTCCCTTCATTACCTCGGATGCCACCGGACCCAAGCATATCAATATGTCACTGTCCAGAGCCAAGTTCAATGAACTTACCGACGATCTGGTCAAGGCCACGATGCAGCCCATGAAGCAGGCCATTGAGGATGCAGGACTGAAAGTATCCGGCATTGATAAGGTAATCCTGGTCGGTGGATCCACCAGAATCCCGGCAGTTCAGGATATCGTAAAGGAATTTACAGGCAAGGAACCCACCAAGGGTGTCAACCCGGACGAAGTGGTCGCTTTGGGTGCCGCCATTCAGGCCGGTGTTCTGACCGGAGACGTCAAAGACATTGTCCTGCTGGATGTTACTCCGCTGACCCTGGGAATTGAAACCATGGGCGGAATTGCAACCCCGATCATCGAACGGAACACCACGATTCCGGCCAAAAAGAGCCAGATCTTCACCACGGCAGCAGATGGTCAGACTTCAGTCGACGTCCATGTAGTTCAGGGTGAACGCAAAATGGCCATGGACAACAAGACACTGGGTCGCTTCACGCTCTCCGGAATCGCTCCGGCACCGCGCGGCATCCCGCAGATTGAAGTATCCTTTGACATTGATGCCAACGGTATCGTCAAGGTAACCGCAGTGGACAAGGCAACCGGCAAGGAAGCCAATATCACGATCACCGCCTCTTCCAACATGACTTCAGCTGATATCGACAAGGCTGTTCAGGAAGCAGAACGCTTCGCGGAAGAAGACCGCCTGAAGAAAGAACGGGTTGAAATCAAAAACAACGCGGAACAGGCTGTTTATCAGACTGAAAAAGCTTTGAAGGATATCGAGGACAAGGTAGATGCCGCTGATAAGGCGAGCATCGAGGAGAAACTCGAAGCGCTGAAGAAACTGACCGATTCCGAAGATCTGGAGGCGGTTAAAAAAGCCCAGGATGAGCTGACCACGGCCTTCTACGAGGTATCCTCCAAGGTTTACCAGGCAAGCGCTCAGGCCTCTGCGGAGGAAGGTGCCGGCCCGGAAGCGGGAACAGCTGATCAGTCACAGTCCGGTCCCGACAATGTCGTTGATGCAGATTTCGAGGTTGAAGACAAGCAGTAA